A stretch of Vannielia litorea DNA encodes these proteins:
- a CDS encoding Bug family tripartite tricarboxylate transporter substrate binding protein encodes MHRSLLPGLLAFICTLLAALPATAQDRPALPGRIDYLIGSDPGGGYDRYGRLVARYMETHLDGVTVVPVNRGSAGGVSALRDLKDATDGSAIMIFNTGILMNELGGLGLGLQDYRWIGKASSEARVLLVATATGITSFEALRREGAGLIFVTSAHGSSAFIQTSLIDMAFGIGLKIVPGFGGNEAEAALMKGEVQGSFVSESNVAPLVEAGVARPLLLFGKPSDPALEGVPRAADLALEGDALIVARAIGALTELGRITVAAPGIDPELLEELRAAYAAALADPGLKAEAAEQGMPLDPLPGPEVDRLAEDVLGQSRRLEELIKTVLDR; translated from the coding sequence GTGCACCGATCTTTGCTCCCCGGACTTCTTGCATTCATTTGCACGCTTCTGGCTGCGCTCCCGGCCACCGCCCAGGACCGGCCCGCCCTGCCCGGCCGGATCGACTACCTGATCGGCTCCGACCCCGGCGGCGGCTACGACCGCTATGGCAGGCTGGTGGCCCGCTACATGGAGACCCATCTCGACGGCGTCACCGTGGTGCCGGTGAACCGTGGCAGCGCCGGCGGCGTCTCGGCGCTGCGCGACCTCAAGGACGCGACCGATGGCAGCGCGATCATGATCTTCAACACCGGGATCCTGATGAACGAGCTCGGCGGCCTGGGCCTTGGCTTGCAGGACTATCGCTGGATCGGCAAGGCTTCGTCGGAGGCGCGCGTGCTGCTGGTGGCCACCGCCACCGGGATCACCAGTTTCGAGGCGCTGCGGCGCGAGGGGGCGGGGCTGATCTTCGTGACCTCCGCACATGGCAGCTCGGCCTTCATCCAGACTTCGCTGATCGACATGGCCTTCGGGATCGGGCTGAAGATCGTGCCGGGGTTCGGCGGCAACGAGGCCGAGGCCGCCTTGATGAAGGGCGAGGTACAGGGCTCCTTCGTGTCGGAGAGCAACGTGGCGCCCCTGGTCGAGGCGGGCGTGGCGCGGCCTTTGCTGCTCTTCGGCAAGCCCTCCGACCCGGCCCTGGAGGGGGTGCCCCGCGCCGCCGACCTGGCGCTGGAGGGCGACGCGCTGATCGTCGCCAGGGCCATCGGCGCCCTCACCGAACTCGGCCGGATCACCGTTGCGGCCCCCGGCATCGACCCGGAGCTGCTGGAAGAGCTGCGCGCGGCCTATGCCGCCGCGCTGGCCGATCCCGGCCTGAAGGCGGAGGCCGCGGAACAGGGCATGCCCCTCGACCCGCTGCCGGGCCCCGAGGTGGACAGGCTGGCCGAAGACGTGCTGGGCCAGTCCCGCAGGCTCGAGGAGCTGATCAAGACCGTGCTCGACCGCTGA
- a CDS encoding tripartite tricarboxylate transporter permease, which translates to MLSGLHALLADPAALAWLFVAVPIGMAFGAVPGLGGKIALIAVMPFIAGMDLLAGCVFLISLHAVVHTGAAAPTIMLGIPGTGPSTAVVADGHAMARRGEAVRALAASALASGVGGLVGTLVLALIVPFALALMQLVSYPEIFLLTLFGIGFSAVLSGDSMLKGLTVGAFGLLVAFVGVEPVFGTPRFTLGSAVLGDGIHLVTAVLALYAIPEMLTAGNRPQPPSARSLRAQAQASAGQVRAGLLDVLRHRWLTLRCSVIGALVGIIPGLGGDVAAWLCYGHAAQTSKRPEQFGKGTVEGVIGPEAANNSKEGGALVPTLFLGIPGSSGMAILLVALVPLGVSPGPGLLAANRELVWAMVWALALSNLAAAAALILLARPLNRIARLNPRTLVPHVYLLAMASVYISTTEWRAFLVMGGLALLGYALMRQNWPRAPFVIGLILGAEAEDALIKSLSIWGPGFLARPVSVLLIVVLFVSLWHLSRRLRRGSKAARRRASPDAA; encoded by the coding sequence ATGCTGAGCGGGCTCCATGCGCTCCTGGCGGATCCCGCGGCGCTCGCCTGGCTCTTCGTCGCGGTGCCGATCGGCATGGCCTTCGGGGCGGTGCCGGGCCTCGGCGGCAAGATCGCCTTGATCGCCGTGATGCCCTTCATCGCCGGGATGGACCTGCTGGCCGGCTGCGTCTTTCTCATCAGCCTCCATGCCGTCGTGCACACCGGGGCCGCCGCGCCGACCATCATGCTGGGCATTCCCGGCACCGGGCCGAGCACGGCGGTGGTGGCCGACGGCCATGCGATGGCCCGGCGCGGCGAGGCCGTGCGCGCGCTGGCGGCCTCGGCGCTGGCGAGCGGGGTGGGCGGGCTGGTGGGCACGCTGGTGCTGGCGCTGATCGTGCCCTTCGCCCTCGCCCTGATGCAGCTGGTGAGCTATCCCGAGATCTTCCTGCTGACGCTCTTCGGCATCGGGTTCAGCGCGGTTCTGAGCGGCGACAGCATGCTGAAGGGGCTGACCGTGGGAGCCTTCGGGTTGCTGGTGGCCTTCGTCGGCGTCGAGCCCGTCTTCGGGACGCCACGGTTCACCCTCGGCAGCGCGGTTCTCGGAGACGGGATTCACCTGGTGACGGCCGTGCTGGCGCTCTACGCAATCCCCGAGATGCTGACGGCCGGCAACAGGCCGCAGCCGCCCTCGGCCCGGAGCCTCCGCGCCCAGGCGCAGGCCAGCGCAGGCCAGGTCAGGGCCGGGCTTCTCGATGTACTGCGGCACCGCTGGCTCACCCTGCGCTGCTCGGTGATCGGGGCCCTGGTGGGCATCATCCCGGGCCTCGGCGGCGATGTGGCGGCCTGGCTCTGCTATGGCCACGCGGCGCAGACCTCGAAGCGCCCCGAGCAGTTCGGCAAGGGCACGGTGGAGGGGGTGATCGGCCCCGAGGCGGCCAACAACTCCAAGGAAGGCGGCGCGCTGGTGCCGACCCTGTTCCTGGGGATTCCGGGCAGTTCGGGCATGGCGATCCTGCTGGTCGCGCTGGTGCCGCTGGGGGTTTCGCCCGGCCCGGGGCTGCTGGCCGCCAATCGCGAGCTCGTCTGGGCGATGGTCTGGGCGCTGGCGCTCTCCAACCTCGCGGCGGCGGCGGCCCTGATCCTGCTGGCCCGCCCGCTGAACCGCATCGCAAGGCTCAACCCCCGAACGCTGGTGCCCCATGTCTACCTGCTGGCCATGGCGAGCGTCTACATCAGCACGACGGAGTGGCGGGCCTTCCTGGTCATGGGCGGCCTTGCCCTGCTCGGCTATGCGCTGATGCGCCAGAACTGGCCGCGCGCACCTTTCGTGATCGGGCTGATCCTTGGCGCCGAGGCCGAGGATGCGCTGATAAAGTCGCTCAGCATCTGGGGCCCCGGATTTCTGGCCCGCCCGGTGTCGGTTCTGCTGATCGTCGTGCTCTTCGTCTCGCTGTGGCACCTGTCCAGGCGGCTCAGGCGCGGCTCGAAGGCGGCGCGACGGAGGGCGAGCCCCGATGCGGCTTGA
- a CDS encoding TRAP transporter small permease gives MTLNRRAPGVTGLLDAALTWVALVGGGLTLAFMTLFSVWNVLIMRKALNSPIVGAEDLLILSLVVIVALAIPFGARSGAHIEIEVLDSVMSQGFARWSMVLVKLLALALLLVMARQLWHAGDSAEKFGETTQQLLISYQPFYYALAVSIALYALVLVLDIVRLARGGQIKPLKIDGDLQ, from the coding sequence ATGACACTCAACCGCAGAGCCCCCGGCGTGACCGGGCTCCTCGATGCTGCCCTGACCTGGGTGGCGCTGGTCGGCGGCGGGCTGACGCTGGCCTTCATGACGCTGTTCTCGGTCTGGAACGTGCTGATCATGCGCAAGGCCCTGAACAGCCCCATCGTCGGTGCCGAAGACCTGCTGATCCTGTCGCTGGTGGTCATCGTGGCACTGGCAATCCCCTTCGGCGCCCGCAGCGGCGCCCATATCGAGATCGAGGTGCTCGACAGCGTGATGTCGCAGGGCTTTGCCCGCTGGTCGATGGTCCTGGTCAAGCTGCTCGCGCTCGCCCTGCTGCTGGTCATGGCCCGGCAGCTCTGGCACGCGGGCGACAGCGCCGAGAAGTTCGGCGAGACGACGCAGCAACTGCTGATCTCCTACCAGCCGTTCTACTACGCCCTCGCGGTTTCGATCGCGCTCTATGCCCTCGTGCTGGTGCTCGACATCGTCAGGCTGGCGCGCGGCGGCCAGATCAAACCCCTGAAAATCGACGGTGATCTGCAATGA
- a CDS encoding SDR family NAD(P)-dependent oxidoreductase gives MGRLDGKTAVITGAAQGIGALMAKAMADEGAKVLVTDVQDTAGAVQAITDAGGTAQGMKVDVTSNDDLKAMVEKARAMGGLDIMVNNASIFATITPKPFFEIDEDEFDLILRVNTRGVHQVMKAIVPTMIEAGGGKVVNIASGTFYYGPPGLSHYTASKAGVIALTRCHARELGDKNIQVNAIAPGLTESEGVKGNPGFDMGRGPTVASRSIKREMLPEDLLGTLLYLASSDSNFVTGQTLNVDGGKVNV, from the coding sequence ATGGGCCGTCTGGACGGAAAAACAGCAGTCATCACCGGGGCCGCGCAGGGCATCGGGGCACTCATGGCCAAGGCCATGGCCGATGAGGGCGCCAAGGTGCTGGTCACCGACGTGCAGGACACCGCCGGGGCGGTGCAGGCGATCACCGATGCGGGCGGTACCGCCCAAGGCATGAAGGTCGACGTCACCAGCAACGACGACCTGAAGGCCATGGTCGAGAAGGCCAGGGCGATGGGCGGGCTGGATATCATGGTCAACAACGCCTCGATCTTTGCCACGATCACGCCCAAGCCGTTCTTCGAGATCGACGAGGACGAATTCGACCTGATCCTGCGCGTCAACACCCGCGGCGTGCACCAGGTGATGAAGGCCATCGTGCCGACGATGATCGAGGCGGGGGGCGGCAAGGTGGTCAATATCGCATCGGGCACCTTCTATTACGGCCCGCCGGGCCTGTCGCATTACACCGCCTCCAAGGCGGGGGTGATCGCGCTCACCCGCTGCCATGCCCGCGAGCTGGGGGACAAGAACATCCAGGTCAACGCCATCGCCCCCGGCCTGACCGAGAGCGAAGGCGTCAAGGGCAACCCCGGCTTCGACATGGGGCGCGGACCGACAGTGGCGTCGCGCTCGATCAAGCGCGAAATGCTGCCCGAAGACCTGCTGGGCACGCTGCTTTACCTCGCCTCGTCCGACAGCAATTTCGTCACCGGCCAGACGCTCAATGTCGACGGTGGCAAGGTCAACGTCTGA
- a CDS encoding class I SAM-dependent methyltransferase, which produces MNNPPPGMSELPEMAALALRLADTGCSDACREYHAVWGFLRLFGRLPAVTADHGFLSRSIGEAVAAGARRVLVCGAADHGLLAYVLAAFGPTGPRPDVTVIDLCPTPLAVCRAYAGLHGVAIATEATDALRFRAAPFDLILAHNVLNFFAPEGRAELVARWGALLAPGGRIVSCTTLKPGAAPMSRRFGPREAEGLARRLAADRADSPHAGLIAEPRLLALAAGFAAKRVSWNVTRIEELEGYFVQAGLHPEMSIGRNPGGMTRTSQGKKQRIGVVARHAQGSAAK; this is translated from the coding sequence ATGAATAACCCGCCTCCCGGCATGTCCGAGCTTCCCGAGATGGCGGCATTGGCCCTGCGCCTGGCAGACACCGGCTGCAGCGATGCCTGCCGGGAGTATCACGCGGTCTGGGGCTTCCTCAGGCTGTTCGGGCGGCTCCCTGCCGTGACCGCCGACCATGGCTTTCTGAGCCGGTCTATCGGCGAGGCGGTCGCGGCGGGCGCGCGCCGGGTGCTGGTCTGCGGCGCCGCCGACCACGGGTTGCTGGCCTATGTCCTGGCCGCCTTCGGCCCGACCGGCCCGCGCCCGGATGTCACCGTGATCGACCTCTGCCCGACACCGCTGGCGGTCTGCCGTGCCTATGCCGGGCTGCACGGCGTCGCGATCGCCACCGAGGCAACCGATGCGCTGCGGTTTCGCGCGGCTCCCTTCGACCTCATCCTCGCCCACAACGTGCTCAACTTCTTCGCGCCCGAGGGCCGGGCGGAGCTGGTGGCACGATGGGGCGCGTTGCTGGCGCCGGGTGGCCGGATCGTCTCCTGCACGACGCTCAAGCCCGGGGCAGCGCCGATGTCGCGCCGCTTCGGGCCCCGCGAGGCCGAAGGTCTGGCCCGACGTCTCGCCGCCGACCGCGCCGACAGCCCTCATGCCGGCCTCATCGCGGAGCCCCGGCTGCTGGCCCTGGCGGCCGGCTTCGCCGCAAAGCGGGTGTCCTGGAACGTCACCCGGATCGAGGAGCTCGAGGGGTATTTCGTGCAGGCCGGTCTGCACCCGGAGATGAGCATAGGCCGCAACCCCGGCGGGATGACCCGGACCAGCCAGGGCAAGAAGCAGCGCATCGGGGTCGTGGCCCGCCACGCCCAAGGCTCAGCTGCCAAGTAG
- a CDS encoding TRAP transporter large permease, with amino-acid sequence MIDMTVLGLLGLLALFVLLALRMPVALSMLGVGFIGTVIANTSKYVDVGMAAEQAWARGLKIAYSNLAGETFEAASNFNLLVIPMFVLMGNLAGVSGMSQDLFNAAYRWMGHMRGGLASATIAACAGFAALSGSSLASAVTMGRVALPEMKRYNYADSLATGSVAAGGTLGFLIPPSGGMIIYAVLTEQSIGRLFMAGVFPGIILTLLFIGAIYLVVTRNPEAGPQGDRSNRADRMASLARAAPILGVVLVTIGGMYTGFFTPVEASSVGAFLTLLVALARRSLSLGTARTVILQTMNATATVFLIIIGAFVFIPFMSLTELPADLVTLLTSLPIGDVGVLLVIILAYMFLGMFLESMAMLVLTIPVVIPIAIGLDWDLIWFGIIIVIVLEMGMISPPVGINVFIVKSIAPDVPMNTIFRGIWPFWFAMAAMIGLLILFPQIALFLPQTIVGG; translated from the coding sequence ATGATCGACATGACCGTTCTTGGCCTTCTGGGTCTGCTCGCACTCTTCGTCCTGCTGGCGCTCAGGATGCCGGTGGCCCTGTCGATGCTGGGGGTCGGGTTCATCGGCACGGTGATCGCCAACACCAGCAAATACGTCGACGTGGGCATGGCGGCCGAGCAGGCCTGGGCGCGCGGCCTGAAGATCGCCTATTCCAACCTCGCCGGCGAGACATTCGAGGCCGCCTCCAACTTCAACCTCCTGGTCATTCCGATGTTCGTCCTGATGGGCAACCTGGCCGGGGTGTCGGGCATGTCGCAGGATCTGTTCAACGCGGCCTATCGCTGGATGGGGCACATGCGCGGCGGGCTTGCCTCGGCCACCATCGCGGCCTGCGCGGGCTTCGCGGCGCTGTCGGGGTCTTCGCTGGCCTCCGCGGTCACCATGGGCCGCGTCGCCCTGCCGGAGATGAAACGCTACAACTACGCCGACAGCCTCGCCACCGGATCGGTCGCGGCCGGGGGCACGCTGGGCTTTCTGATCCCGCCGTCGGGCGGCATGATCATCTACGCCGTGCTGACCGAGCAGAGCATCGGCCGCCTGTTCATGGCGGGGGTCTTTCCCGGCATCATCCTGACCCTGCTGTTCATCGGCGCGATCTACCTCGTCGTGACCCGCAACCCCGAGGCCGGCCCGCAGGGCGACCGCTCGAACCGGGCCGATCGCATGGCCTCGCTGGCGCGCGCGGCCCCCATCCTCGGCGTGGTGCTCGTCACCATCGGGGGCATGTACACCGGCTTCTTCACGCCGGTGGAGGCCTCTTCGGTCGGGGCATTCCTGACCCTGCTGGTGGCGCTGGCCCGCCGGTCGCTCTCTCTCGGCACGGCACGCACCGTGATCCTGCAAACCATGAACGCGACGGCGACGGTGTTTCTCATCATCATCGGGGCCTTCGTCTTCATCCCCTTCATGTCGCTGACCGAACTGCCCGCCGACCTGGTCACGCTGCTCACCTCGCTGCCCATCGGCGATGTCGGCGTGCTCCTGGTGATCATCCTGGCCTACATGTTCCTCGGCATGTTCCTCGAGAGCATGGCCATGCTGGTGCTGACCATTCCGGTTGTCATCCCCATCGCCATCGGGCTCGACTGGGACCTGATCTGGTTCGGCATCATCATCGTGATCGTGCTCGAGATGGGCATGATCAGCCCGCCGGTCGGCATCAACGTCTTCATCGTGAAATCCATCGCCCCGGATGTGCCGATGAACACGATCTTCCGCGGCATCTGGCCCTTCTGGTTCGCCATGGCGGCGATGATCGGCCTGCTCATCCTCTTTCCGCAAATCGCGCTCTTCCTGCCGCAGACGATCGTCGGCGGGTAG
- a CDS encoding aldehyde dehydrogenase family protein: MDTIKDTRHLRHFIGGEWTEAARGETFEVLNPLDDSLYAHAARGSAEDMNRAVTAAKSAFATYRDTLPKERERWLLRVAEIMEARKQDLLDCLIDEIGSPVQKAMFEFDKGLTMVRAAAGLCRNVRGETFPSDRPGTVSMSIREPRGVVAVITPFNVPLIKTTRLVCNALALGNTVVHLPSEMAPHLTVLFAEIVAEAGLPPAAYNVVTGFGHEVGDALTGHKDVSFVTFTGSSVIGQHIAEVCARNKTPSTLELGGKSPTVVLADADLDKAVPLAARSIFMFGGQACIGSSRFYVERPIFDDFVKRFAMIAGKVGMGDLRDPSTVIAPIISERQRARVRAHIEDAVAKGATLATGGGWEGNRCQPTLLTGVTGEMTVCREETFGPVTSIYPIESYEEGLARANDTDFGLSSAIFTRDIDKAMHFARNIGAGMCHINGPTIHDEAHVPFGGNGESGVGREGTDADMEAMTELKWITVQL, from the coding sequence ATGGACACCATCAAAGACACCAGGCACCTGCGCCACTTCATCGGCGGCGAGTGGACCGAGGCGGCCAGGGGCGAGACCTTCGAGGTGCTCAACCCGCTGGATGACAGCCTCTATGCCCATGCGGCCCGTGGCAGCGCGGAAGACATGAACCGCGCCGTGACGGCGGCGAAATCCGCCTTTGCCACCTATCGCGACACCCTGCCGAAAGAGCGCGAGCGCTGGCTGCTGCGCGTGGCCGAGATCATGGAGGCCCGCAAGCAGGACTTGCTGGATTGCCTGATCGACGAGATCGGCTCTCCCGTCCAGAAGGCGATGTTCGAGTTCGACAAGGGCCTGACCATGGTGCGCGCCGCCGCGGGCCTGTGCCGCAACGTGCGGGGAGAGACCTTTCCCTCCGACCGGCCCGGCACGGTGTCCATGTCGATCCGCGAGCCGCGCGGGGTCGTGGCCGTCATCACCCCGTTCAACGTGCCCTTGATCAAGACGACGCGCCTTGTCTGCAACGCCCTGGCGTTGGGCAACACCGTCGTCCACCTGCCCTCGGAAATGGCGCCGCACCTGACGGTGCTGTTTGCCGAGATCGTGGCCGAAGCCGGGCTTCCTCCCGCGGCATACAATGTCGTTACCGGTTTCGGCCACGAAGTCGGCGATGCCCTGACCGGCCACAAGGACGTGAGTTTCGTCACCTTCACCGGCTCGTCGGTGATCGGCCAGCACATCGCCGAGGTCTGCGCCCGCAACAAGACCCCGAGCACGCTGGAGCTGGGCGGCAAGAGCCCGACCGTGGTGCTCGCCGATGCCGATCTCGACAAGGCCGTGCCGCTGGCGGCGCGCTCGATCTTCATGTTCGGCGGGCAGGCCTGCATCGGCTCCAGCCGCTTCTATGTCGAACGCCCGATCTTCGACGACTTCGTCAAACGCTTTGCAATGATCGCCGGCAAGGTCGGCATGGGCGACCTGCGCGACCCGTCGACCGTCATCGCGCCGATCATCTCGGAGCGCCAGCGCGCCCGCGTGCGAGCCCATATCGAGGATGCCGTGGCCAAGGGGGCGACCCTGGCCACCGGCGGCGGATGGGAGGGCAACCGCTGCCAGCCCACCCTGCTCACCGGGGTCACCGGGGAGATGACCGTCTGCCGGGAGGAGACCTTTGGCCCGGTCACCTCGATCTACCCGATCGAGAGCTACGAGGAGGGCCTGGCCCGCGCCAACGACACCGACTTCGGCCTGTCCTCGGCGATCTTCACCCGCGACATCGACAAGGCCATGCATTTCGCCCGCAACATCGGCGCGGGCATGTGCCACATCAACGGCCCCACCATCCATGACGAGGCCCACGTGCCCTTTGGCGGCAACGGCGAGAGCGGCGTTGGCCGTGAAGGCACGGATGCGGACATGGAGGCGATGACGGAACTCAAGTGGATCACGGTGCAGCTATGA
- a CDS encoding RICIN domain-containing protein, whose product MTKRPPSLACAILCLLPLQGAAQMVEPPAQGGADTAPYVRAALPLDEPRHLCIDLPGHGDQVDLAGAFTVHTCKDGMWNLDQRFEWVDGNSRLRMPQYDRCLAADPQPGADILLADCSAETAVWQFENARLKHRQAPALCVTIADERSELTPGGQRFETRARARSLSLEPCDESAIERQLWTVTQPLALESMLLPPSGSLPLE is encoded by the coding sequence ATGACCAAAAGACCCCCCTCACTGGCCTGCGCCATCCTGTGCCTGCTGCCGTTGCAGGGCGCCGCGCAGATGGTCGAACCGCCCGCCCAGGGGGGCGCCGACACGGCCCCCTATGTCCGGGCGGCCCTGCCTCTCGATGAGCCGCGCCACCTGTGCATCGACCTGCCCGGCCATGGCGACCAGGTGGATCTTGCGGGGGCCTTCACCGTCCACACCTGCAAGGATGGCATGTGGAACCTCGATCAGCGGTTCGAATGGGTGGATGGCAACTCCCGGCTCCGGATGCCGCAATATGACAGGTGCCTTGCGGCAGACCCGCAACCGGGTGCCGACATCCTCCTCGCCGATTGCAGCGCGGAAACGGCGGTCTGGCAGTTCGAGAACGCCCGGCTGAAGCACAGGCAGGCCCCGGCGCTCTGCGTGACGATTGCCGACGAGAGATCCGAGCTGACGCCCGGCGGGCAGCGTTTCGAGACCCGCGCCCGCGCCCGGTCGCTGTCTCTGGAACCCTGCGACGAGAGCGCCATCGAGCGGCAGCTCTGGACCGTGACCCAGCCCTTGGCCCTTGAGTCGATGCTTCTGCCGCCCAGCGGAAGCCTGCCGCTCGAGTGA
- a CDS encoding glutathione S-transferase family protein, whose amino-acid sequence MTFTLYHHGSSVCAAKVRFAMDEKGLPWEGVYIDILKGEQFTPEYLALNPKGVVPTLVHDDTVIPDSTVIIEYLDQIAPETSVHPTDPWERAQARYWTKAVDEDLHPACGAVTFVCSHRHTVLKNLGEDGLKKFLASTPPMSVTSNWKDLKDSYTRYGFDAPGAAEKVKLYDSYLKKMEAALEGNDWLVGNRFSIADIAMTPYVNRLAMMSMRSMWENGRLPEVEQWFARIEARPNFQRCLIDWVPEDLTNDLRDNGAKSWPEVARILEIEI is encoded by the coding sequence ATGACCTTCACACTCTATCACCACGGCTCCTCCGTCTGCGCCGCCAAGGTGCGCTTTGCGATGGATGAAAAGGGGCTGCCCTGGGAGGGGGTCTATATCGACATCCTCAAGGGCGAGCAGTTCACACCTGAGTATCTGGCACTCAACCCCAAGGGCGTGGTGCCGACCCTGGTGCATGACGACACGGTGATCCCCGACAGCACCGTCATCATCGAGTATCTCGACCAGATCGCCCCCGAAACCAGCGTTCACCCGACGGATCCCTGGGAGCGGGCGCAGGCGCGCTACTGGACCAAGGCGGTGGATGAAGACCTGCACCCGGCCTGCGGTGCCGTCACCTTCGTCTGCTCGCATCGCCACACGGTGCTGAAGAACCTGGGCGAAGACGGGCTGAAGAAATTCCTCGCCTCGACGCCGCCGATGTCGGTCACCTCCAACTGGAAAGACCTGAAAGACAGCTACACCCGCTACGGCTTCGACGCGCCCGGCGCGGCGGAGAAGGTCAAGCTCTACGACAGCTACCTGAAAAAGATGGAAGCCGCGCTGGAGGGCAACGACTGGCTGGTGGGCAACCGCTTCTCCATCGCCGACATCGCGATGACGCCTTACGTCAACCGGCTGGCCATGATGTCGATGCGAAGCATGTGGGAGAACGGCCGCCTGCCCGAGGTGGAGCAATGGTTCGCCCGGATCGAGGCGCGGCCGAACTTCCAGCGGTGCCTGATCGACTGGGTGCCCGAAGACCTGACCAACGATCTGCGCGACAATGGCGCCAAGAGCTGGCCGGAAGTCGCAAGAATTCTCGAAATCGAAATCTGA
- a CDS encoding amidase yields MAADGAQAQGLMALGAVALRDRLASGALDAVTLVEACIARIEAREAEVGAWAFFDAGFARHQAKAMDEMRRAGRPIGPLHGLPVGLKDVIDTARMPTENGCALDAGRVPMKDAAIVEKLKSAGAILMGKTVSTELAFMHPGRTRNPHNLARTPGGSSSGSAAAVADGMVPLAVGTQTAGSVIRPASFCGVTGFKPSFGTISRRGVLRQSQTLDTLGVFAIDPAGAALLAEVLFGHDPADSATRPAPFPALARSAASEPPLPPVFAVVRPPGWDGAHDDLKDAFLALEEELGEQAFAVTLPALFEEAAAQRRRINFAEMSRNYYRYERDGADRLGAPTLEAIREGATTPARDYLAALDWPGLLNAALEEILSRCDAILCPAAPGPAPEGLDSTGDAIFNGLWTLCGTPAITLPLLTASNGLPMGVQLVAARGDDARLMRTARWLYDRMTA; encoded by the coding sequence ATGGCCGCTGACGGGGCACAGGCTCAAGGCCTCATGGCCCTCGGCGCGGTGGCGCTGAGGGACCGGCTGGCCTCCGGCGCGCTCGACGCGGTGACGCTGGTGGAGGCCTGCATCGCGCGGATCGAGGCCCGCGAGGCGGAGGTCGGGGCCTGGGCCTTCTTCGACGCGGGCTTCGCCCGCCACCAGGCGAAGGCGATGGACGAGATGCGGCGCGCGGGCCGCCCCATCGGGCCGCTGCACGGGCTGCCGGTGGGGCTGAAGGACGTGATCGACACCGCCCGGATGCCCACCGAGAACGGCTGCGCGCTCGATGCAGGACGGGTGCCGATGAAGGATGCCGCGATCGTCGAGAAGCTCAAATCGGCGGGGGCGATCCTCATGGGCAAGACGGTTTCGACCGAGCTGGCCTTCATGCACCCGGGCCGCACCCGCAACCCGCACAACCTGGCCCGCACGCCGGGCGGCTCGTCTTCGGGCTCGGCGGCGGCGGTGGCCGACGGAATGGTGCCGCTGGCCGTGGGCACGCAGACCGCGGGCTCGGTGATCCGGCCCGCCTCGTTTTGCGGTGTGACCGGGTTCAAGCCCAGCTTCGGCACGATCTCGCGGCGCGGCGTGCTGCGGCAATCGCAAACCCTCGACACGCTGGGCGTGTTCGCCATCGACCCGGCCGGCGCGGCGCTGCTGGCCGAGGTGCTCTTCGGCCACGACCCGGCCGACAGCGCCACCCGCCCCGCGCCCTTTCCGGCGCTGGCACGCAGCGCGGCCTCCGAGCCGCCCCTGCCCCCGGTCTTCGCCGTGGTGCGCCCGCCGGGCTGGGACGGGGCGCATGACGACCTCAAGGACGCCTTCCTCGCCCTGGAAGAAGAACTGGGCGAGCAGGCCTTTGCCGTGACCCTGCCCGCGCTCTTCGAGGAGGCGGCCGCGCAGCGCCGGCGGATCAACTTTGCCGAGATGTCGCGCAACTACTACCGCTACGAGCGCGATGGCGCGGACCGGCTCGGGGCGCCGACGCTGGAGGCGATCCGCGAGGGCGCGACGACCCCGGCGCGCGACTATCTCGCCGCGCTCGACTGGCCCGGCCTGCTCAATGCCGCGCTGGAAGAGATCCTGTCGCGCTGCGACGCCATCCTCTGCCCCGCCGCCCCCGGCCCCGCGCCCGAGGGGCTCGACTCGACCGGCGATGCCATCTTCAACGGCCTCTGGACACTCTGCGGCACCCCCGCAATCACCCTGCCCCTGCTGACCGCCTCGAACGGCCTGCCGATGGGGGTGCAACTGGTCGCCGCGCGGGGCGACGATGCCCGGCTGATGCGCACGGCGCGCTGGCTCTACGACCGCATGACCGCGTGA